A single window of Solanum dulcamara chromosome 5, daSolDulc1.2, whole genome shotgun sequence DNA harbors:
- the LOC129888616 gene encoding uncharacterized protein LOC129888616, with protein sequence MCKGFQPNEIDRLKIKGFYLHLSFSSPTEYVLPDSLTLHYLPRISESPLQINDSNIRSNSPAFVTLHRVVSVTTKGVIYGNRDRVKASEGVKFEIFMAHVKLIKGIFMNQENWRIDCKWALENDDLRVKGAEVCVAVEGRAAPEVITEKVEMTVRKRSCTFQKLEEIPEQKEVENELDEGSTCCCSECEGEEEDSDGGGDTAEGVGWAVDVGIWVMCLGVGVGYLVSRASSKSLRRRRFI encoded by the coding sequence ATGTGTAAAGGGTTTCAGCCAAACGAGATAGATCGCCTGAAAATCAAAGGCTTCTACCTCCATTTATCATTTTCATCACCGACCGAATATGTCTTACCCGATTCACTAACTCTGCATTATCTGCCCCGCATAAGTGAGAGTCCATTACAGATAAACGACTCCAACATCCGATCCAATTCCCCCGCTTTCGTTACGCTACACCGGGTCGTATCAGTAACAACAAAAGGGGTTATTTACGGAAACAGAGACAGAGTTAAAGCGAGTGAAGGAGTAAAATTCGAAATATTCATGGCTCATGTTAAGCTCATAAAGGGTATTTTCATGAATCAAGAGAATTGGAGAATCGATTGCAAGTGGGCTTTGGAAAACGACGATTTACGAGTGAAAGGGGCAGAGGTGTGTGTAGCGGTGGAAGGACGCGCCGCCCCTGAAGTGATTACTGAGAAGGTGGAGATGACGGTGAGGAAGAGGAGCTGTACTTTTCAGAAGCTGGAGGAGATTCCTGAGCAAAAAGAAGTTGAAAATGAGCTTGATGAGGGGTCCACTTGTTGCTGCTCGGAGTGTGAAGGTGAAGAAGAGGATTCGGACGGCGGCGGCGACACGGCGGAGGGAGTTGGGTGGGCAGTAGATGTAGGGATATGGGTGATGTGCcttggggtgggggtggggtatTTAGTCTCTAGAGCTTCTTCAAAGAGCTTAAGAAGAAGGAGATTCATATAA